Proteins encoded within one genomic window of Dehalococcoidia bacterium:
- a CDS encoding long-chain-fatty-acid--CoA ligase, which translates to MNTTEFLSITSAICPDRTAIVFEGKRLTFNALSERANRLANALDSLGVKKGDRVAILQVNCNQYVEAYYGVAKTGAIFVPLNFRAKKNELIYMINHAEASVLLIGERYVEMVNEMRPELPLVQHYISIEGKHEGVLDYEELLAAASAEEFFAEIGDEDITILMYTAGTTGLPKGVPLPHNSFSVYMLENVNPVDLEIEETNLLTMPLYHVAGIQAMLAATYGGRCLAMMRQFEVDEWLETVQQEKANRAMLVPTMLKRVIDHPDFAKYDLSSLRVITYGAAPMPLEVIKKAIDLFPGANFINAFGQTETASTITTLGPEDHIIEGTEEEKDKKLRRLTSSIGRPMHDVEMKIIDEEGNDLPTVEIGEIVARGPRLMSGYWKDADKTAKTMTKDGWLRTGDMGYMDEDGYLFLVGRGDDMIIRGGENISPEEVENALYAHPAVEEVAVIGVPDPEWGQEPKAIVALKKGETATAEELMEFCRERLASFKRPRSVVFVDMLPRTSTGKILKRTLREQYG; encoded by the coding sequence TTGAATACAACGGAATTTCTTAGTATAACCTCGGCCATCTGCCCCGACCGGACAGCTATAGTCTTCGAAGGAAAGCGACTCACCTTCAATGCGTTAAGTGAACGGGCTAACCGGCTGGCCAATGCCTTAGACAGTTTGGGGGTAAAGAAGGGCGATCGTGTCGCCATCCTTCAGGTCAACTGTAATCAATATGTAGAAGCCTACTATGGGGTGGCTAAGACCGGGGCCATATTCGTTCCTCTGAACTTCAGGGCAAAGAAGAATGAGCTCATTTACATGATCAACCACGCGGAGGCGAGCGTTCTACTGATAGGCGAGCGCTATGTCGAGATGGTAAACGAAATGCGCCCGGAGTTGCCACTGGTGCAGCATTACATCTCTATCGAAGGCAAGCATGAGGGCGTGCTCGATTACGAGGAGCTACTCGCCGCTGCCTCGGCTGAGGAATTCTTTGCCGAGATCGGCGACGAAGACATAACGATTCTGATGTATACTGCAGGTACAACCGGACTGCCCAAAGGGGTGCCCCTTCCCCACAATAGCTTCAGCGTCTACATGCTGGAGAATGTAAATCCGGTAGACCTGGAGATTGAGGAGACCAATCTCCTTACCATGCCCCTCTATCATGTGGCCGGAATACAGGCGATGCTGGCAGCTACCTATGGGGGTCGCTGCCTAGCGATGATGAGACAGTTTGAGGTTGATGAGTGGCTGGAGACAGTGCAGCAGGAGAAGGCCAACCGCGCCATGTTGGTACCAACCATGTTAAAGCGGGTTATCGACCATCCCGATTTCGCTAAGTACGACCTCTCTAGCCTGAGGGTGATTACCTATGGGGCAGCCCCGATGCCTTTGGAGGTAATCAAGAAGGCCATCGATCTTTTCCCCGGGGCAAACTTCATCAATGCGTTCGGGCAGACAGAGACTGCCTCTACAATTACCACGTTGGGGCCGGAAGACCATATCATAGAGGGAACGGAGGAGGAGAAGGACAAGAAGCTGAGGAGGCTTACCTCCTCTATTGGCAGACCGATGCATGATGTGGAGATGAAGATCATCGATGAGGAGGGCAATGACCTGCCTACCGTGGAGATTGGCGAGATTGTGGCTCGAGGGCCCAGGTTGATGAGTGGATACTGGAAGGATGCCGATAAAACGGCTAAAACCATGACCAAAGATGGCTGGCTGCGCACCGGAGACATGGGCTATATGGATGAGGACGGTTACCTGTTCCTTGTCGGTCGCGGCGATGACATGATTATCAGGGGCGGGGAGAATATATCACCGGAAGAGGTGGAGAATGCGCTCTATGCTCACCCCGCAGTTGAGGAGGTGGCAGTGATCGGGGTTCCCGACCCGGAATGGGGCCAGGAGCCCAAGGCAATCGTGGCACTTAAGAAGGGGGAAACTGCAACCGCTGAGGAACTCATG